The genomic DNA CAATCGTTTATGGCAGGATTTTTAATTGCGATATCCAATCCATTAAATCTTGTTTTTTGGTTTGGTATATACGGAAGTACACTTAGCTCATTACTTACGAAGGTAACGAAACAAGAAGCTTTTTTGTACAGTCTTTGCATTATTGCAGGTATTATTTTATGGAATTTAAATATTGCTTTTTCTGTACATTTTGGAAGAACTTTATTAAAACCAAAAGCGCTTGGCTACATAACAGCCGGAGCAGGTATTATTTTAGTAGGTTACTCTATACATTTTGCATACAAAGCTTTACAGTTGTTCACATAAGATTGAAGGGGAGATTTTTATGTATCGAACCACTATTGACGGAAAAGAAATTATAATTACGTTAGCGCCAAAAATTCGAAAAGAAATTACTGATAGAAATCCACTATATGAAGCAGTATTTCATAATGCTGCAAGATTGCTACAAACAAAGCAACCGACGTTTGCAGTAAATCATCAAATATTTGGTCTCATTATTGGAGAAGTGCAAAGAGGAGAAGTAACAGTGTTTGCAGTGGAACATATTATTCCAAAGCAAAATATATTTGGACCAAACAATTTTTTCTCGACAATAGAACAGCAGGCAAATTTGTAAAGTGAATAGAATAAGAATAGAAAAGAAATAGTCGTAACGATATGTTGCGGCTGTTTTTTTGGAAAAGGGGGAAACAAGATGAAGAAAGTGGGGAAAGAGTTCTTTTTACAATATGATATCGTCATTATGTATAGCATTCTATTTATTTTCATTATTATTTTAAAAATGCAATTTTTAACGTGGTTTGGCATGTTAGCATGTATGTTTGGAATTGTTTTCTATACACTGAATGAATATATGACACATCGTTTTTTATTCCATATAAAGCCACCTAAAAACACATTTCTATTAAAAATGTTAAGAAGATTACATTATGATCACCACGTATATCCAGATGATTTAAAACTTTTGTTTTTACCTGTATGGTTTAGTATACCTAGTTTTACTGTATATTTACTTATAGCATATGGTATTACAAAAAGTCTTACTATTACACTTTCATTTGGAATCGGAATGATTATTATGCTGCTCGTTTACGAATGGAAACATTATATTGCCCATAGACCGATTCGTCCCGTCACTAAGTTTGGAAGATGGCTAAAAAAACAACATATATTACACCATTATAAAAACGAAAAGTTTTGGTTCGGTGTTTCAAATCCAGTATTCGATTTTATATTTGGAACACTTAAAGACGGAAAAGAGGTTGAGTTAAGCGAAACAGCTCGTAATTTAGAAAAGGAAAAAAAGACAAAAGTAGTGCGTTAAGCACTGCTTTTGTCTTAATGAGGAAAAAATAAGTAAGGTGTCACTTTATGTTGAAAAAGTATATTAAAAATTTAGGGGAAATTGCCGAAAAATGTCTATCAAAAAATCTTTGCATGAATGCACGGATTGTCTACAATAAGTATAAGTTTCTGAATATTTATAAAATTTAGTCTTTAGGTATGCAAGGGGGAAGTGCATTTCAAGTAAGAGAGGGGATCGGTTAATGAAACGAGATGATACGTCAGCACGTAAGTTGCAAAATGAGGTGAATTATACAGAGGTCGTTCAGTCGGAAGAATTTCAATTGTTATTAAATACGAAAAAGAAGTTTATCATTCCAATGAGTATTTTCTTTTTTAGTTTTTTTATCGCATTACCTATTTTAACATCGTATTCAAAGGTGCTCAATACACCTGCATTTGGTGACGTTACATGGGCGTGGGTATTTGCTTTTTCCCAATTTATCATGACATGGGCACTATGTATGATTTATAGCAAAAAAGCAGAATCATTTGATGAAATCTCCCGAAAAATTCTGCAAGATATGCAAAAAGGGAGGGGCTGAACTTGAATACTACTGCGTTTGCACTATTTTTAATTATTGTTCTTGGTACGCTTGTCATAACCTATTTTGCATCGAAAAAAACGAAAAATGCGAGTGAATTTTATACGGCTGGAGGGGGATTAACTGGTTGGCAAAATGGTCTGGCCATTGCTGGAGATTATATGTCTGCTGCTTCATTTCTTGGTATAGCCGGAGCAATCGCATTAACTGGGTTTGATGGATTCTTTTATAGTATCGGTTTTTTAGTTGCTTATTTAGTTGTACTATATCTTGTTGCAGAACCGCTTAGAAATTTAGGAAAGTACACTTTGGCGGATATGATTGCAGCACGCTTTGATGCGAAAAAAGTTCGCGGAGTCGCAGCTCTTAATACGATGACGATTTCTATCTTTTATATGATTGCACAATTAGTTGGCGCGGGTGCACTTATTAAATTATTATTAGGAATTGAATATACGACATCTGTATTAATCGTTGGAACACTTATGACGGTGTATGTTATTTTTGGTGGTATGACAGCAACGAGCTGGGTACAAATTGTAAAGGCTGTATTACTTATGGCTGGTACGTTTATTATTTCTGTTATCGTTTTCGCAAAATTCAACTTCAGCGTGACTGAAATGTTCGCTCAAATGAAAACAGCTACACCATTAAAAGATTCATTTTTAAATCCAGGTGTAAAGTATAAGGATGGTCTTGATACACTTTCTTTAAATTTAGGACTAGTACTTGGTACAGCTGGATTACCACATATACTTGTCCGCTTTTTTACAGTACGTGATGCAAAAACTGCACGTCAATCTGTCGTATATGCGACGTGGTTAATTGGTGCATTTTATATTATGACGATTTTCTTAGGATTTGGTGCGGCGGCTTTTGTAGGAAATGAAGCGATTATTAAAGCGAACCCAGCTGGTAATATGGCGGCACCTTTATTAGCAAAAGCGTTAGGTGGAGATTTCTTATTTGCTTTCGTATCAGCAATTGCTTTTGCAACAATTTTGGCTGTAGTGGCAGGTCTCGTATTAACGGCAGCATCAGCATTCGCTCATGATTTTTATAATGAGATCATTCGCAAAGGGAAATCAACAGAAAAAGAGCAAGTATCTATGGCTCGGTATGCATCTATTGGAGTAGCGATACTATCTATCATACTTGCATTATTTGCCCAAACATTAAACGTAGCATTTTTAGTATCATTAGCATTTGCAGTTGCAGCGAGTGCAAATCTACCAGTGATTTTATTTACAATATATTGGAAGCGTTTTAATACAACGGGTGCTATTTCCGGTATGATTGTAGGGCTCGTATCAGCAATTGTTCTCGTAGCGTTGAGTCCGAATGTTTGGAACCCTGTAGCTGGAAAAGCTATTTTTGTTGGGGAAGCGATATTCCCATATACGACACCAGGAATTATTTCAATTCCGCTCGGATTTCTTGCAGCATATTTAGGAACTGTTTTATCTAGTAAGAAAGAAGATGCAGCGAAATTTGATGAAATTCTTGTGAAATCTAATACTGGTCACGGTATTAGTGATGCGTCTTCACATTAAATAAAAGAGGAGCTTTTCGATAGATAAGAAAAGCTCTTTTTTCTTTTGTCATTTTCTTGTAAATATTACTGATTTGTAAGTAGGATTTGTCTTAATTTTGTGGAATGAAAATAGCAGGGAGAAATTTAAGTCATCATGGCACCAGCGCAGCTTTTTTGAAAAATAAGTTGTTATGGAAGGTGGAAGTAATGATGAAAACGAAGCAAACTGATGAATTATTAGCAAAAGATGAGCAATATGTTTGGCACGGAATGCGTCCCTTTAGTCCAAATAGTACAATGGTAGGGGCAAAAGCTGAAGGGTGCTGGGTTGAAGATATACAAGGAAAAAGATATTTAGATGGTATGAGTGGTCTTTGGTGTGTGAATAGTGGATATGGAAGAAAGGAGCTCGCAGAAGCGGCTTATAAGCAATTACAAACATTATCATACTTTCCGATGTCACAATCTCATGAACCAGCTATAAAGCTTGCTGAAAAGTTAAATGAGTGGCTTGGGGGAGAGTATGTTATTTTCTTCTCAAATAGTGGTTCAGAAGCGAACGAAACAGCTTTTAAAATAGCAAGGCAATACTATGCGCAAAAAGGTGAACCACATCGTTATAAATTTATGTCACGTTATCGTGGGTATCACGGGAATACAATGGCGACAATGGCAGCGACGGGACAAGCGCAGCGTAGATATCAATATGAGCCGTTTGCTTCAGGCTTTTTACACGTAACACCACCGGATTGTTACCGTATGCCTGAGATTGAAGGGCAGCATATTTATGATGTAGAATGTGTGAAAGAAGTCGATCGTGTTATGACGTGGGAATTAAGTGAAACGATTGCCGCCTTTATTATGGAACCAATTATCACAGGCGGTGGCATATTAATGCCACCACAAGACTATATGAAAGCTGTTCATCAGACGTGTCAAAAACACGGTGCCTTGCTTATTAGTGACGAAGTGATTTGCGGTTTCGGGCGTACAGGAAAAGCATTTGGATTTATGAATTATGATGTGAAGCCAGATATTATTACAATGGCAAAAGGCATTACGAGCGCATATTTACCATTATCTGCAACGGCTGTGAAAAAAGAAATATATGAAGCATTTAAAGGGAAGGGAGAGTATGAATTCTTCCGACATATTAATACATTTGGTGGAAATCCAGCAGCTTGTGCATTAGCACTTAAAAACTTAGAGATTATGGAAAATGAAAATTTAATCGAGCGATCTGCGCAAATGGGTTCCCTTTTATTAGAGCAACTAAAAGATGAAATTGGAGAACATCCGCTTGTTGGGAATATTAGAGGAAAAGGTCTATTAGTTGGAATCGAACTAGTAAATGATAAAGAGACGAAAGAGCCAATTGATAACGACAAAATTGCAAGTGTCGTAAATGCTTGTAAAGAAAAGGGCTTAATTATAGGACGCAACGGTATGACAACAGCAGGATATAATAACGTCTTAACATTAGCACCGCCGCTTATTATTTCAAGTGAAGAAATTGCCTTTGTTGTTGGAACGTTGAAGACGGCGATGGAACGTATTTAATAAATAGAGAGAGGAGCGAGCTGTAATATAAGGCTCGCTTTTGTTTAGTAGGAGGGGACTTTTAATGGAGAAATATGATCCGAACAAACATTATCACATCGGATATTATGAAGATGGATATGATTTAGAAGTGACGGCGTACAAAAGAATAAATGAACCAGTTTGGGATGCTTATCTTCCGCACTATGAGGTAGACGGTTTTTATAAGAAAGTGGAGGAAATGAAACTAGGCGAATATATAGATGATTATGGCATTAAGGTGTATTCATTTAGTAATGATATCGATGATGAAGAAGCACGAATTATTTTTGAAAAATGGTTAAAAAAGAACGAGATTGTTTAAGGGTAAAACAAAAAGGAGATTGCTATTTTATAAGATAGCAATCTCCTTTTATTATAGTAAACTTATTTACTTGCTTTCATTCATTGCTTTATCTTTAGCACCAAAAGTGTATTTTAACATTGGTGGTGTAATCATTGTAGTTAAAATAACGACAATAACGATTGCTGTAAAGTAATCTTGTGCTAATAGACCTGAAGAGAGTCCTGTTCCTGCGATGATAAGTGCAACTTCACCACGAGAAACCATACCAGAACCGATAATTGCAGAAGACTTTGCATCAAATCCAGTCATGCGTGCACCAACACCACAACCAATTAGTTTTGTTAATACAGCGATTACTGTTAATGCTAGGATGAACCAAATTTGATTGCCAATACCGTCAAATGTAATATTCATACCGATACTAACGAAGAATACTGGAACGAACATAGCGTAAGCAATTGGTTCTACTTTCTTTTCTACTTCATGTTTGTAGTTTGTTTGAGAAATTGCAATACCAGCAGCGAAAGCACCGATAATACCAGCAATTCCTAATAATTCGCCGAAATATGCGAATGAGAAACAGATGATAAGAGCTGCGCTCACGATAGACTCAGATACGCGCAATGGTGATAACCAACGCATAATCACTGGTACACCTTTCCATCCAATTAAAATAATAGAAGCGAAGAATACTACTTTCTTCAAGATAATCATTGTTAAGTTAACATCATCAGTGCCTAAGAAGCTCATTGCGAATGCTAATAAAATAACAACAAGAATATCATCAAATACAGCGGCTCCAAGCATCGTCGTACTCTCACGTGTTTTCATTTTACCTAAATCACGAAGTGTTTGAACGGAAATACTAACACTTGTCGCACATAGAAGTAACCCTAAGAATACAGCGTTTCCTTGTTCCATTCCCATAACAAGACCGGAAACGTAACCACCTACGAATGGAAGAATGATACCTCCGAGTGCAACTGCTAAAGAAGAATTGCGATTTGCGTTTAATTCATCTAAGTCTGTTTCAAGTCCTGCCATAAACATTAAAAGAATAACACCGACATTACTTAATTGTGTTAGAAGCTCTGAATTTTCAATCCAACCTAATATAGCTGGGCCGATAACGATACCGACAATTAATTTA from Bacillus cereus G9842 includes the following:
- a CDS encoding aspartate aminotransferase family protein, which codes for MKTKQTDELLAKDEQYVWHGMRPFSPNSTMVGAKAEGCWVEDIQGKRYLDGMSGLWCVNSGYGRKELAEAAYKQLQTLSYFPMSQSHEPAIKLAEKLNEWLGGEYVIFFSNSGSEANETAFKIARQYYAQKGEPHRYKFMSRYRGYHGNTMATMAATGQAQRRYQYEPFASGFLHVTPPDCYRMPEIEGQHIYDVECVKEVDRVMTWELSETIAAFIMEPIITGGGILMPPQDYMKAVHQTCQKHGALLISDEVICGFGRTGKAFGFMNYDVKPDIITMAKGITSAYLPLSATAVKKEIYEAFKGKGEYEFFRHINTFGGNPAACALALKNLEIMENENLIERSAQMGSLLLEQLKDEIGEHPLVGNIRGKGLLVGIELVNDKETKEPIDNDKIASVVNACKEKGLIIGRNGMTTAGYNNVLTLAPPLIISSEEIAFVVGTLKTAMERI
- a CDS encoding solute symporter family protein — encoded protein: MNTTAFALFLIIVLGTLVITYFASKKTKNASEFYTAGGGLTGWQNGLAIAGDYMSAASFLGIAGAIALTGFDGFFYSIGFLVAYLVVLYLVAEPLRNLGKYTLADMIAARFDAKKVRGVAALNTMTISIFYMIAQLVGAGALIKLLLGIEYTTSVLIVGTLMTVYVIFGGMTATSWVQIVKAVLLMAGTFIISVIVFAKFNFSVTEMFAQMKTATPLKDSFLNPGVKYKDGLDTLSLNLGLVLGTAGLPHILVRFFTVRDAKTARQSVVYATWLIGAFYIMTIFLGFGAAAFVGNEAIIKANPAGNMAAPLLAKALGGDFLFAFVSAIAFATILAVVAGLVLTAASAFAHDFYNEIIRKGKSTEKEQVSMARYASIGVAILSIILALFAQTLNVAFLVSLAFAVAASANLPVILFTIYWKRFNTTGAISGMIVGLVSAIVLVALSPNVWNPVAGKAIFVGEAIFPYTTPGIISIPLGFLAAYLGTVLSSKKEDAAKFDEILVKSNTGHGISDASSH
- a CDS encoding sterol desaturase family protein; its protein translation is MKKVGKEFFLQYDIVIMYSILFIFIIILKMQFLTWFGMLACMFGIVFYTLNEYMTHRFLFHIKPPKNTFLLKMLRRLHYDHHVYPDDLKLLFLPVWFSIPSFTVYLLIAYGITKSLTITLSFGIGMIIMLLVYEWKHYIAHRPIRPVTKFGRWLKKQHILHHYKNEKFWFGVSNPVFDFIFGTLKDGKEVELSETARNLEKEKKTKVVR
- a CDS encoding cation:proton antiporter, with protein sequence MEFEFFFQIALILLSTKLAGDLSVRLGQPSVLGKLIVGIVIGPAILGWIENSELLTQLSNVGVILLMFMAGLETDLDELNANRNSSLAVALGGIILPFVGGYVSGLVMGMEQGNAVFLGLLLCATSVSISVQTLRDLGKMKTRESTTMLGAAVFDDILVVILLAFAMSFLGTDDVNLTMIILKKVVFFASIILIGWKGVPVIMRWLSPLRVSESIVSAALIICFSFAYFGELLGIAGIIGAFAAGIAISQTNYKHEVEKKVEPIAYAMFVPVFFVSIGMNITFDGIGNQIWFILALTVIAVLTKLIGCGVGARMTGFDAKSSAIIGSGMVSRGEVALIIAGTGLSSGLLAQDYFTAIVIVVILTTMITPPMLKYTFGAKDKAMNESK
- a CDS encoding DUF485 domain-containing protein: MKRDDTSARKLQNEVNYTEVVQSEEFQLLLNTKKKFIIPMSIFFFSFFIALPILTSYSKVLNTPAFGDVTWAWVFAFSQFIMTWALCMIYSKKAESFDEISRKILQDMQKGRG
- a CDS encoding DUF3986 family protein produces the protein MEKYDPNKHYHIGYYEDGYDLEVTAYKRINEPVWDAYLPHYEVDGFYKKVEEMKLGEYIDDYGIKVYSFSNDIDDEEARIIFEKWLKKNEIV